The DNA window ACGTACCGAGGCTAGGCAGCGGTGCCTGAAGTTGCTAACTTTCCGTTGAATCCCGCTGGATAAAAGCCTCCGCTGGTCGCATTCGCCTTCATACCGTAGGCCAGGTACAGTACCTGCGCCGGAGTCCGCACAGCGGATAGCGCATTGTCATCGGTGGCAAAGTAGCGGGTTCCCGTTGGAGGCGGCACAATATCGACACCGTCGACCTTCACGCTGTTATAGCGATTCTCGGCGATCACCAGCCGGATGTTGCCCGAATGGAAGGCCTCTACGGCGAGAATGCGTGCTGCCACGCCCAGATAGTCCTTGTTTGAAATCAGGGGCGCTGCGCCACCGTAAGCCGTTACGCCAATGTCTTCGAGAATCCGGGCAACCGTGAAGAAGTCCGCCTGGCCACCAAATCCGAAGCCAAGTCCCCCCAGATTCAGTGCGGGTTTCGCCACCGGCTTCACGCCTGCTGCTGTCAGGGCGCCGCGAAGCAAGGTGACATGAGCGCGTTCGTCAAAGGCAAGTTCTTCCACAATCCGTTGCAAGGGGAGGACATTGCTGTTGAAATTGACTCTATCTCCGCCGGTGGTCACCCCCTCGGTGCCATCGCCATCAACTCCAATGCCGTGGGCAACAATGCCTCTGCCCGACGCCGCATAAGTATAGAACTCAGCTTCGAGATATTCCAGGTTCAAGGCAAACTGCAGAATATCGACGTCTGTAATGGTCGCGGTCTGTGCTTCGACCGATTGCGTTGAGATCGCCGCAGAGGCGCTCAGCATGGCTGTGTACGCGCTAATCTTTGTCATGAATCTACGTCGATCCGGCGCCTGTTCGATGACACTTTCAAGAAGGGGGTTCGAGTTCATACGCTTATGAGGTCCTGTGTGGGATGGGCGTTACCGCCAGTTCACCCCAAGGAACGTAGGCGTACAATCTTTTGGATGTGGAATAAAAAACAAAATCTTCAGGCTGTTGCGCCCATCTGAAGTAGCTGGTCGGCATAGCGTACGGCCTCATCGGTCAGGCGCTGGCCGCCAATCATGCGGGCGATTTCTTTCACGCGGGCCGGTCCTTCCAGTTCTTCGATGACGCTATGCGTCCGGCCTTTGGCTTCTCTCTTCTCCAC is part of the Bryobacter aggregatus MPL3 genome and encodes:
- a CDS encoding ferritin-like domain-containing protein; the encoded protein is MTKISAYTAMLSASAAISTQSVEAQTATITDVDILQFALNLEYLEAEFYTYAASGRGIVAHGIGVDGDGTEGVTTGGDRVNFNSNVLPLQRIVEELAFDERAHVTLLRGALTAAGVKPVAKPALNLGGLGFGFGGQADFFTVARILEDIGVTAYGGAAPLISNKDYLGVAARILAVEAFHSGNIRLVIAENRYNSVKVDGVDIVPPPTGTRYFATDDNALSAVRTPAQVLYLAYGMKANATSGGFYPAGFNGKLATSGTAA